CGGGCGCCGCAATGATCCTGGCAGCGATTGGCTTGTATGGCGTGATGGCATACGCGTCCGCCCAGCGGCGGCAGGAGTTTGGTGTGCGGCTTGCGCTCGGTGCTCGGCCAGGACAGATCCTGAGACACGTGCTCAGACAGGCGCTTACGCTGGCGCTGACCGGCATTGTTGTCGGCACGGTGCTGTCCGGCATCCTCGCGCGTGCCGCGGCGAATCTGTTCGCGGAGCTGAGGGCGGAGCCGTTCGATCCCGTCCTGTTCCTGCTTGTCGCCCTCAGCCTATTGGTGGTGTCGCTCGCAGCCTCGCTCGTCCCAGCGTGGCGCGCCGCGCGGGTGGGACCCGCGATGACGCTCAGAGCGGAAGGCGAATAAACGCGCCGGCCTGGCTATTCCGTCCGTTGCAGGGCAAGCACCGCGTCAGATCGTCTGAACGAGGACGCGTTGGTCGCTTCTGACACGGAGCTTGGGCGGCGTGCACGTCGGCGACCGGGCGGACGATAATGTCGTTTCGCGAGCGTACAAGGCCTCAATAGGCAGCATAAAGACACCTCTCAAGCTGATCTGTGAGCCGTCAGCGCAGTCCTACCACGCAAAAGGCAGCGCGCGCCGTCGGCACTCGATTTGCGTATCTCCCTATTTAGTACTTTCGCTGGTTGCCTCCTCAATTCAGTGTGCGGGTTCCCAAACTGGTGGTGCTCTATGCGGTGCCGTCCTGCAGTGGCCTGGCTTGCCGCGGGTCTCGTCGTAGTCCTCGCGCCGGTTCCAGCCGAGCGCGCAGTTGCCCAGTCGGGCGGCGAGAGCTATAGCATCTGGCCTACGTCGACCACGCCTTCCGTCGTTGCCGACCCCGATGCCGGTGCGGTGGAGCTCGGCGTGAAATTTGGCGCGGACGTCAATGGCGTCGTCACAGGCATCCGCTTCCACAAGTCCAGCACCAACACCGGGACGCACGTCGCCAACCTGTGGACGAGCACCGGCACGAAGCTCGCGACGGCCACGTTTCAGAACGAAACCCCCTCCGGATGGCAGCAGGTGAATCTATCCGCGCCGGTTGCCATAACGGCCGGCGCCGTCTACGTAGTCTCGTACCACACGAACACAGGCCACTACAGTGTGGACGAGAGTTATTTCCTGGGCCAAGGGGCCGACAACCCTCCACTCCACGCGCTCGCGAACGGCGTCTCCGGCGCCAACGGCGTCTACGCATACGGCGCCTCGACGTTCCCGACGAACAGCTGGCACGGCTCCAATTACTGGGTGGACGTCGTATTCAGCCCGACCGGTTCCGCCGATACGTCGCCGCCGACGATCACCGCGTTCACGGTTCCCGGCACCAC
This Luteitalea sp. DNA region includes the following protein-coding sequences:
- a CDS encoding FtsX-like permease family protein, producing MARSLSFIARTTGDPATLAQAVRARTHALDPHLPLIEPGPLTAQLAEELAPRRATTWLLAMFAGAAMILAAIGLYGVMAYASAQRRQEFGVRLALGARPGQILRHVLRQALTLALTGIVVGTVLSGILARAAANLFAELRAEPFDPVLFLLVALSLLVVSLAASLVPAWRAARVGPAMTLRAEGE
- a CDS encoding DUF4082 domain-containing protein, with translation MRCRPAVAWLAAGLVVVLAPVPAERAVAQSGGESYSIWPTSTTPSVVADPDAGAVELGVKFGADVNGVVTGIRFHKSSTNTGTHVANLWTSTGTKLATATFQNETPSGWQQVNLSAPVAITAGAVYVVSYHTNTGHYSVDESYFLGQGADNPPLHALANGVSGANGVYAYGASTFPTNSWHGSNYWVDVVFSPTGSADTSPPTITAFTVPGTTTTLSVAITSFTATDDVGVTGYLVNQSPSKPSAAAA